A single region of the Pseudomonas sp. VD-NE ins genome encodes:
- a CDS encoding SfnB family sulfur acquisition oxidoreductase, with product MSSLADANVQSDLDIAPLLLPAQVLRNDAQAIKAAHELAQVARVQAAKRDRQRKLPWSEIEQFTRSGLGSIAIPREYGGPQVSFVTLAEVFAIISAADPALGQIPQNQFGIINLLLGSATEAQKQQLFQSVLEGWRIGNAGPERGTKNTLELKARITADGDDYVINGQKFYSTGALFAHWVAVKALNDDGKQVLAFVRRGTPGLRIVDDWSGFGQRTTASGTILLNNVRVESSLVVDNWKINETPNTQGAVSQLIQAAIDAGIARGAIDDAIEFVKTRARPWIDAKVDRASDDLYVIADIGKLKIELHAAEALLRKAGQVLDQVHAAPLTAESAARASIAVAEAKVLTTEISLLASEKLFELAGSRATLAEFNLDRHWRNARVHTLHDPVRWKYHAVGAYRLNGTLPARHSWI from the coding sequence ATGTCCAGTCTGGCAGACGCAAACGTCCAGTCGGATCTGGACATCGCCCCGTTGTTGTTGCCCGCGCAGGTCTTGCGCAACGACGCCCAAGCCATCAAGGCCGCCCATGAGCTGGCGCAAGTCGCCCGCGTGCAGGCCGCCAAACGCGACCGCCAGCGCAAGCTGCCATGGTCGGAAATCGAACAGTTCACCCGTAGCGGCCTGGGCAGCATCGCCATCCCGCGCGAATACGGCGGCCCGCAGGTCTCGTTCGTTACACTGGCCGAAGTTTTCGCAATCATTTCTGCGGCCGACCCGGCATTGGGACAGATCCCGCAGAACCAGTTCGGCATCATCAATCTGTTGCTCGGCAGCGCCACCGAAGCGCAGAAACAACAGCTGTTCCAGAGCGTCCTGGAAGGTTGGCGCATCGGCAATGCCGGCCCGGAACGCGGCACCAAAAACACCTTGGAGTTGAAAGCGCGGATCACCGCCGACGGCGACGATTACGTGATCAACGGCCAGAAGTTCTATTCCACCGGCGCGCTGTTTGCGCACTGGGTCGCGGTCAAGGCGCTCAACGATGACGGCAAGCAAGTGCTGGCCTTCGTCCGTCGCGGCACGCCGGGGCTGCGCATCGTTGATGACTGGTCGGGCTTCGGTCAGCGCACCACCGCCAGCGGTACGATTCTGCTGAACAACGTGCGTGTCGAGTCGAGCCTGGTGGTCGACAACTGGAAGATCAACGAAACCCCGAACACCCAAGGCGCGGTGTCGCAGCTGATTCAAGCCGCCATCGACGCTGGTATCGCCCGCGGCGCCATTGACGACGCCATCGAGTTCGTCAAAACCCGTGCACGGCCGTGGATCGATGCCAAGGTTGATCGCGCCAGCGATGACCTCTATGTGATCGCCGATATCGGCAAACTGAAAATCGAACTGCACGCCGCCGAAGCGCTGCTGCGCAAGGCCGGGCAGGTTCTCGATCAAGTACACGCTGCGCCGCTCACTGCCGAATCTGCCGCCCGCGCTTCGATCGCCGTGGCCGAAGCGAAAGTACTGACCACCGAGATTTCCTTGCTCGCCAGCGAAAAGCTTTTCGAACTGGCCGGCAGCCGCGCCACCCTCGCCGAATTCAACCTCGACCGCCACTGGCGCAACGCCCGCGTGCACACCCTGCATGACCCGGTGCGCTGGAAATATCACGCGGTCGGCGCCTATCGCCTCAACGGCACTTTGCCTGCTCGCCATTCCTGGATCTGA
- the tcyN gene encoding L-cystine ABC transporter ATP-binding protein TcyN has product MIVVEKLTKQFKGQVVLNGIDLEVKEGEVVAIIGPSGSGKTTFLRCLNFLEQPTSGRIKVGDIEIDTSRPLNQQQALVRNLRQHVGFVFQNFNLFPHRTALENVIEGPIVVKKMPRDEAIALGKKLMAKVGLAGKEDAYPRRLSGGQQQRVAIARALAMEPEVILFDEPTSALDPELVGEVLATIRGLAEEKRTMVIVTHEMGFARDVANRVVFFDKGVIVEQGEAKALFANPKEERTQQFLSKFLNHA; this is encoded by the coding sequence ATGATTGTCGTGGAAAAACTGACCAAGCAATTCAAGGGTCAGGTCGTGCTCAACGGCATCGACCTGGAGGTCAAGGAAGGTGAAGTCGTCGCGATCATCGGCCCCAGTGGTTCGGGGAAAACGACGTTCCTGCGCTGCCTGAATTTCCTTGAACAACCCACCAGTGGCCGGATCAAGGTCGGCGATATCGAAATCGATACCAGCCGCCCGCTGAACCAGCAGCAAGCGCTGGTGCGCAACCTGCGCCAGCACGTCGGCTTCGTGTTTCAGAACTTCAACCTGTTCCCGCATCGCACCGCTTTGGAGAACGTCATCGAAGGCCCGATCGTGGTCAAGAAGATGCCGCGCGACGAGGCAATTGCCCTAGGCAAGAAGCTGATGGCCAAGGTCGGACTTGCCGGCAAAGAGGACGCTTATCCCCGTCGTCTCTCTGGTGGTCAGCAACAGCGTGTGGCAATTGCCCGGGCGCTGGCGATGGAGCCTGAAGTGATATTGTTCGACGAACCAACCTCGGCGCTCGACCCGGAACTGGTCGGCGAAGTGCTGGCGACCATTCGTGGCCTGGCTGAAGAGAAACGCACCATGGTGATCGTCACCCACGAGATGGGGTTTGCTCGCGACGTGGCCAACCGTGTGGTGTTTTTCGACAAAGGCGTGATTGTCGAGCAAGGTGAAGCCAAAGCGTTGTTTGCCAACCCGAAAGAAGAACGCACTCAACAGTTTCTCAGCAAGTTCCTTAATCACGCCTGA
- the tcyL gene encoding cystine ABC transporter permease — MEAGFQFEAHFPQLSQQIAETTALLLDSAPFLLKGAYYTVVLSLGGMFFGLLLGFGLALMRLSRFKSLSWLARVYVSFFRGTPLLVQLFVIYYGFPQLGIELDPLPAALIGFSLNMAAYACEILRAAIGSIERGQWEAAASIGMTRAQTLRRAILPQAMRTALPPLGNSFISLVKDTALAATIQVPELFRQAQLITARTFEVFTMYLAAALIYWILATVLSHFQNKLEERVNRHDQES, encoded by the coding sequence ATGGAAGCTGGATTTCAATTCGAAGCGCACTTCCCGCAGTTGAGCCAGCAAATCGCCGAAACCACGGCGCTGTTGCTGGACTCCGCGCCCTTTCTTCTCAAGGGCGCGTACTACACGGTAGTCCTCAGCCTCGGCGGGATGTTCTTCGGCTTGCTGCTCGGCTTCGGCCTGGCGTTGATGCGCCTGTCGCGCTTCAAATCATTGAGCTGGCTGGCGCGCGTCTACGTGTCGTTCTTTCGCGGCACGCCGCTACTGGTGCAGCTGTTCGTGATCTATTACGGCTTCCCGCAACTGGGAATCGAGCTGGATCCGCTACCGGCGGCGCTGATCGGCTTCTCGCTGAACATGGCCGCTTACGCCTGTGAAATTCTGCGCGCCGCGATCGGTTCGATCGAACGCGGTCAGTGGGAAGCCGCTGCGAGTATCGGCATGACCCGCGCGCAAACCCTGCGCCGAGCCATCCTGCCGCAAGCGATGCGCACGGCGTTGCCGCCGCTGGGCAACAGCTTCATCTCGCTGGTCAAGGACACGGCACTGGCCGCCACCATTCAGGTGCCGGAGCTGTTCCGTCAGGCGCAATTGATTACCGCCCGGACTTTCGAAGTCTTCACCATGTATCTTGCCGCCGCGCTGATCTACTGGATTCTGGCCACGGTGCTTTCGCACTTCCAGAACAAGTTGGAAGAGCGGGTCAATCGGCACGACCAGGAGTCCTGA
- the tcyJ gene encoding cystine ABC transporter substrate-binding protein yields MNFSALRRNLLVGSLGLALSAGLIGQAVAGEQLQQIKDKGVINVGLEGTYPPFSFVDADGKLSGFEVELSEALAQKLGVKAKIQPTKWDGILAALESKRLDVVVNQVTISEERKKKYDFSEPYTVSGIQALVLKSKEAALNIKTANDLSGKKVGVGLGTNYEQWVRANVPGADVRTYDDDPTKFADLNNGRTDAILIDRLAALEYAKKAPKTVAAGEAFSRQEAGVALRKGEPELLAAVNKAIDELRADGTLKKLSEKYFNADVTK; encoded by the coding sequence ATGAATTTTTCCGCACTACGTCGCAATCTGCTGGTGGGTTCGCTGGGCCTGGCGCTGAGCGCCGGTCTGATCGGCCAGGCAGTGGCCGGTGAGCAGCTGCAACAGATCAAGGACAAAGGCGTTATCAACGTCGGCCTGGAAGGCACTTACCCACCGTTCAGCTTTGTTGATGCCGACGGCAAGCTGTCCGGTTTCGAAGTCGAACTCTCCGAAGCCCTGGCGCAAAAACTCGGCGTCAAAGCCAAGATTCAGCCAACCAAGTGGGACGGCATCCTCGCCGCGCTGGAATCCAAGCGTCTGGACGTCGTGGTCAACCAGGTGACCATCTCCGAAGAACGCAAGAAGAAGTATGACTTCTCCGAGCCGTACACCGTTTCCGGGATTCAGGCGCTGGTGCTGAAGAGCAAAGAAGCCGCGTTGAACATCAAGACCGCCAATGACCTGTCCGGCAAGAAAGTCGGTGTCGGCCTGGGTACCAACTACGAACAGTGGGTCCGCGCCAACGTGCCAGGCGCTGACGTGCGCACTTACGATGATGACCCGACCAAGTTCGCCGACCTCAACAACGGTCGCACCGACGCCATCCTGATCGACCGTCTGGCCGCACTGGAATACGCCAAGAAAGCGCCAAAAACCGTCGCTGCCGGTGAAGCTTTCTCCCGTCAGGAAGCCGGCGTTGCTCTGCGCAAAGGCGAACCTGAACTGCTGGCTGCCGTGAACAAGGCCATCGACGAACTGCGTGCAGACGGCACTTTGAAGAAGCTGTCCGAGAAGTACTTCAACGCAGACGTCACTAAATAA
- a CDS encoding D-cysteine desulfhydrase produces the protein MIKQKLDRFNRLDLLGHPTPLEKLERLSTWLGREVYIKRDDLTPLAMGGNKLRKLEYLAADALAQGADTLITAGALQSNHVRQTAALAAKLGLGCVALLENPLGTDDSNYTGNGNRLLLDLFDAKVELVDNLDNADEQLAALAVRLRSNGKKPYLVPIGGSNALGALGYVRAGLELAEQIKDTGLNFAAVVLASGSAGTHSGLALALSEVLPQLPVIGVTVSRSEEDQRPKVQGLAERTAELLGVELPASFKVELWDEYFGPRYGEPNAGTLAAVKLLASQEAVLLDPVYTGKAMAGLLDGIGRQRFNVGPIIFLHTGGAPALFAYKDFL, from the coding sequence ATGATCAAACAAAAGCTGGACCGCTTTAATCGTCTCGACCTGCTCGGCCACCCGACGCCACTGGAAAAACTCGAACGCCTGTCCACCTGGCTCGGCCGCGAGGTGTACATCAAGCGCGATGACCTGACGCCGCTGGCCATGGGCGGCAACAAACTGCGCAAACTCGAATACCTCGCCGCCGACGCCTTGGCGCAAGGCGCCGACACGCTGATCACCGCCGGGGCGCTGCAGTCGAACCACGTTCGCCAGACCGCCGCACTGGCCGCCAAACTCGGTCTCGGCTGCGTAGCACTGCTGGAAAACCCGTTGGGTACCGACGATAGCAACTACACCGGCAACGGCAATCGCCTGCTGCTGGATCTGTTCGACGCCAAGGTCGAGCTGGTCGACAACCTCGACAACGCCGACGAACAACTCGCTGCCCTCGCCGTGCGTTTGCGCAGCAACGGCAAGAAGCCGTATCTGGTGCCGATCGGTGGCTCCAATGCGCTCGGTGCGCTGGGTTATGTGCGCGCCGGTCTGGAGCTCGCCGAGCAGATCAAGGACACCGGCCTGAATTTCGCCGCTGTAGTGTTGGCCTCAGGCAGTGCCGGGACTCACAGCGGTCTGGCGTTGGCGTTGAGCGAAGTGTTGCCGCAATTGCCGGTGATTGGCGTGACCGTTTCGCGCAGTGAAGAAGACCAGCGGCCGAAGGTACAGGGCCTGGCGGAACGCACGGCAGAGCTGCTCGGCGTCGAACTGCCGGCCAGTTTCAAGGTCGAGTTGTGGGACGAATACTTTGGCCCGCGTTATGGCGAGCCGAATGCCGGGACGTTGGCGGCGGTGAAATTGCTGGCGAGTCAGGAAGCGGTGTTGCTCGATCCGGTGTACACCGGCAAGGCCATGGCTGGGTTACTCGATGGTATCGGCCGTCAGCGCTTCAATGTAGGCCCGATCATCTTCCTGCACACCGGTGGCGCGCCGGCGTTGTTTGCCTACAAGGATTTCCTGTAG
- the epsC gene encoding serine O-acetyltransferase EpsC → MSERSSHWQLQTIVSQLRSARDQWRAQNGRASGEQGGRELPSRAAMAEILEAFCGALFPMRLGPVDLREESEDFYVGHTLDVALNALLAQTRLELRYVARHSAQADTEVEARAIQIVQDFALALPGLRTLLDTDVLAAYHGDPAARSVDEVLLCYPGILAVIHHRLAHHLYRAGLPLLARISAEIAHSATGIDIHPGAQIGRSFFIDHGTGVVIGETAIIGERVRIYQAVTLGAKRFPADEDGQLQKGHPRHPIVEDDVVIYAGATILGRITIGKGSTIGGNVWLTRSVPAGCNLTQANLQHDDGTQK, encoded by the coding sequence GTGAGCGAGCGTTCCAGCCATTGGCAATTGCAGACCATCGTCAGCCAGCTGCGCAGCGCGCGGGATCAGTGGCGGGCACAGAACGGCCGGGCTTCCGGCGAACAGGGTGGCCGCGAGTTACCGTCGCGGGCAGCGATGGCGGAGATTCTTGAAGCATTCTGTGGCGCGCTGTTTCCGATGCGTTTGGGGCCGGTCGATCTGCGTGAAGAGAGTGAAGATTTCTACGTCGGCCACACCCTCGATGTCGCCCTGAATGCCTTGTTGGCGCAGACCCGTCTGGAGCTGCGTTACGTCGCTCGCCACAGCGCGCAGGCCGACACTGAAGTCGAGGCCCGCGCGATCCAGATCGTGCAGGATTTCGCCCTCGCATTGCCGGGCCTGCGCACGCTGCTCGACACTGATGTGCTGGCGGCCTATCACGGTGATCCGGCGGCGCGCAGTGTAGATGAAGTGCTGCTGTGCTACCCGGGGATCCTGGCGGTGATTCACCATCGTCTCGCCCACCATTTGTATCGCGCAGGTTTGCCGTTGCTGGCGCGGATCAGTGCGGAAATCGCCCATTCGGCGACCGGCATTGATATCCACCCGGGTGCGCAGATCGGCCGCAGCTTCTTTATCGATCACGGTACGGGCGTGGTGATCGGCGAGACCGCGATCATTGGTGAGCGGGTGCGGATTTATCAGGCGGTGACCTTGGGCGCCAAGCGCTTCCCGGCGGATGAAGACGGGCAGTTGCAGAAGGGCCATCCGCGCCATCCGATTGTTGAAGACGATGTGGTGATTTATGCGGGGGCGACGATTCTTGGGCGTATTACCATTGGCAAGGGTTCGACCATTGGCGGCAATGTATGGCTGACGCGCAGTGTGCCGGCGGGGTGCAATCTGACCCAGGCGAATTTGCAGCATGATGACGGGACGCAGAAGTAG